A single window of Cytobacillus luteolus DNA harbors:
- a CDS encoding chemotaxis protein, translated as MDDKRGILLESGTNELEIVEFSIGANKFGINVIKVKEIMNPVAITKIPHSHKNVEGIIELRGEVLPVVNVATALGFEQSADPSLDKFIVTEFNKQKIVFHVHQVTQIHRISWDKIDKPSTVYQGLQSHVTGVIKLNGEVLLLLDFEKIVVDINPESGINVNQIRKLGQRERSNKKVVVAEDSPLLRKLLHDTLNEAGYHNLEFFENGKDAFSYLESLVDENKRIEEHVQLVVTDIEMPQMDGHHLTKRIKADSRLTKLPVIIFSSLITDDLRHKGQMVGANGQVSKPEIGELVNLIDEHIL; from the coding sequence ACAAATGAACTAGAAATCGTTGAATTTAGTATTGGTGCAAATAAATTTGGTATCAATGTTATTAAAGTAAAAGAGATAATGAATCCAGTTGCTATTACAAAAATACCTCATTCTCACAAGAATGTAGAAGGAATCATTGAACTTCGTGGAGAGGTTTTGCCGGTAGTGAATGTTGCCACGGCTCTAGGATTTGAGCAATCAGCAGATCCATCATTAGATAAATTTATTGTTACTGAATTCAATAAACAAAAAATTGTGTTTCATGTGCATCAAGTAACACAAATCCATCGCATCTCTTGGGATAAAATTGACAAACCATCCACTGTGTATCAGGGGCTACAGAGTCATGTAACTGGAGTAATAAAGCTAAATGGAGAAGTACTTTTATTGCTTGACTTTGAAAAAATAGTAGTAGATATCAATCCTGAATCAGGGATAAATGTAAATCAAATTAGAAAGCTAGGTCAGAGAGAACGATCTAATAAAAAGGTAGTAGTAGCTGAGGATTCACCGTTATTAAGAAAGCTATTACATGATACTTTGAATGAAGCTGGATACCATAATCTTGAGTTTTTTGAAAACGGAAAAGATGCTTTTTCTTATTTAGAAAGCTTAGTAGATGAGAATAAGCGCATTGAAGAACATGTGCAATTGGTAGTAACAGATATTGAAATGCCACAAATGGACGGTCACCATTTAACAAAGAGAATAAAAGCTGACTCTCGTTTAACCAAGTTGCCAGTCATAATCTTCTCTTCACTTATAACTGATGACCTTCGACATAAAGGACAAATGGTAGGTGCTAATGGACAAGTTAGCAAACCTGAAATAGGAGAGTTAGTTAACCTAATTGATGAGCATATTTTGTAG
- a CDS encoding diguanylate cyclase, giving the protein MSLFLQFLGNDFINEEIDNYKSIVGYCSMVLVGVFFESWVVMDKYKKKLMDNMNKQLGDWFEGNESVPHEDIYRFLHSVAGTASSIGLHAIGDTARNLMNSLTEDESKLWGIKDLKVFLFELLTLIYDNDLEDKVLSEAPLMTMTGNEPVILLIDDETSMLMYLKEELQKQGWMVNAIANPIKAIAAFYDIQPDCVIIDVYMGQKSGFEILAFLKEKVKQQFLPTIMISSDNSKSIRMQSYQMGADDFIAKPFELDELTVRIKRHIERKNLIDNLLLVDELTRVYNRKYLNQAYDQLRSELIRNKETFSIVMIDIDHFKRVNDTYGHLVGDQVLKQFATFLTNHSRPGDIVIRFGGEEFILILPELSVDESKKVIERLILKCRDTKLNTEKGELSCTFSAGVVEVNNPTQSLEEWLLLADNALYDAKESGRNQLKVADQVLNGMHQKIVKVAVVDDDPIIRTMLVDLLETLGKEGQHHLEIESFKDGSAFINNEWSHTEHRYLIILDGIMPRMDGIEVLQQLRSKNSDRYTVIMLTSRKSERDIARALQLGADDYITKPFKLLELETRIRHLLKRMK; this is encoded by the coding sequence ATGTCTCTTTTTTTGCAATTTTTAGGGAATGATTTTATAAATGAGGAGATAGATAACTATAAATCGATTGTCGGATATTGTAGTATGGTATTAGTAGGAGTTTTTTTTGAAAGTTGGGTTGTTATGGATAAATATAAAAAGAAGCTAATGGACAATATGAACAAACAATTAGGAGATTGGTTTGAGGGAAATGAATCGGTGCCCCATGAAGACATATACCGATTTCTCCATTCGGTTGCAGGTACTGCTTCGAGTATTGGCTTACATGCAATCGGTGACACAGCAAGGAATTTAATGAACTCTTTAACAGAAGATGAAAGTAAGCTATGGGGTATAAAAGACTTAAAGGTATTCTTATTTGAACTATTAACCCTTATATATGACAACGATCTAGAAGATAAAGTATTATCAGAAGCACCGTTAATGACTATGACAGGTAATGAGCCTGTTATTTTACTTATCGATGATGAAACCAGCATGTTAATGTATTTAAAAGAAGAGCTTCAAAAACAAGGTTGGATGGTTAATGCGATTGCAAATCCAATTAAGGCAATTGCAGCCTTTTATGATATTCAACCAGATTGTGTGATTATCGATGTTTATATGGGGCAAAAGAGTGGCTTTGAAATATTGGCATTCTTGAAGGAAAAAGTGAAACAACAATTCCTTCCTACAATCATGATTAGCTCTGACAATAGTAAAAGTATACGTATGCAAAGTTATCAAATGGGTGCTGATGATTTCATTGCTAAGCCATTTGAACTTGATGAATTAACTGTAAGAATAAAACGTCATATAGAACGGAAAAATTTAATTGATAACCTTTTGTTAGTTGATGAATTAACAAGGGTATACAATCGAAAATATCTTAATCAGGCCTATGACCAATTAAGATCTGAACTAATACGTAATAAAGAGACTTTTTCTATTGTTATGATTGATATTGATCATTTTAAAAGGGTAAATGATACATATGGTCATTTAGTTGGGGATCAGGTTTTAAAACAGTTTGCTACTTTCTTAACAAATCATAGTAGACCAGGAGATATTGTGATTCGTTTCGGTGGAGAAGAATTTATTCTGATATTACCCGAGCTATCTGTTGATGAATCAAAAAAGGTAATTGAGCGCCTAATTTTAAAATGTAGAGATACGAAACTCAATACCGAAAAGGGTGAGTTATCGTGTACATTTTCGGCTGGAGTAGTTGAAGTGAATAATCCTACACAGTCATTAGAGGAGTGGTTGTTACTAGCAGACAATGCCTTATATGACGCAAAGGAATCTGGAAGAAATCAGTTGAAAGTTGCAGATCAAGTACTAAACGGCATGCATCAAAAAATTGTTAAGGTTGCTGTTGTTGATGATGATCCAATTATTAGAACGATGCTCGTTGATTTGTTGGAAACATTGGGTAAAGAAGGTCAACATCATCTAGAAATCGAATCGTTTAAAGATGGTTCTGCTTTTATAAATAATGAGTGGTCTCATACAGAACACCGTTATTTAATTATTCTTGATGGTATTATGCCAAGAATGGATGGCATAGAGGTACTCCAGCAATTACGTTCTAAGAATTCAGATCGTTATACAGTAATAATGCTAACATCTAGAAAAAGTGAACGGGACATTGCTAGAGCTCTTCAGTTAGGTGCGGATGATTATATTACAAAACCATTCAAGTTACTAGAATTGGAAACAAGAATACGCCATTTATTAAAAAGGATGAAGTAG